Within the Salvia hispanica cultivar TCC Black 2014 chromosome 4, UniMelb_Shisp_WGS_1.0, whole genome shotgun sequence genome, the region attatcaagtattgaaattaaatttggctaaaccaaataataattataaattactacaaaataataatgataaaaaaacgaaactaaattaatatcaatttcaAACCAAGAACGATATTGCATcacactaacatttttttttaaattttggtgtTACTTCAATTCAAGAGGGAAGATAAAATGTATAACTACcaatattgaataaaattaattgttgttgtgtgtagtaatatacaattttatatactataatatattaatttaattaaatatgttgaaaatacttaaaaatatatatttaaattactagaAGTACACATAGTTATAATTgagttgattttgttaatcGAAACTGGTAAACTATTTATTTCTTCTAAtagtttgctttttttttattcttttgtaaatagtagtattacatttttctttatttgtatgtcTTATTGTATTTCATCCACACATCTcctcttttgttttttcttatattttatactacactcatatcaaatactagtattaaattgtATACAATCATctgctaaaatatgaaatgtttcattgatAGTGGGTTGACAGAAGTACAattgtacaaatatttttttgttgttgtttataatattacaaatacttattttaattagttcttatctgtaaatatatttttatacttatttactttatattctttattttaagttaatatatcttaattatttaaaaatcttttgtcTTGTGCATGGCACATGTGTTAACACTAGTTCCCTTAATGcaattatgaaataatacTATTTGTCATCCAAGATTTACTTCCAATTGCAATTTGTCCCTTAAAAAAATCCGCATAGTGTGAATATGTGGCCACCCTAAgttcatattataaatttgtagaCAGTAGGCAATATATTGATCCCTATAATTCgaataaaaaatcatgtaatGTCAAGATGTGTCAACCCTAAATTCAGATACATGTATTTACAGATAGTATGCAATATATTGATtcctaaaatttatttgtctAATGAAAATGGACTAATTAATAGAAATCTGGgtccatttaatttaaaaggtTTTGGAACcttaaagaagaaaattttacCTTTTCTAGTGTTGGTGAGCATTTCGTCTCCGTTTTGCGGCATCTGTTTTTCCGTGGTCGTTTGTCCAGGCGTGAGTTTCAGAGTAATTATGGTTCCTTTGCTGGATTGTGTCTGAGGCCGTGAGTTTGAGAGCAGGAGTGAAAAGTAAGCGTTGGCGACTTAGATTTCTCTAATCTATCGGAGTAATGGCGAGATTCGAGAGATTTAGAGTTTCGTCGGAGAATTGGTGTTTGAGATTGTGAATTGATAGCACCTGAACACAGATCCTGCGAACACAGGGTAGATTTCCTCGATTCTGTCGGAGAATGGCATAAAAGTTGGAGACCGATTTAGggttttttgattttgtggtGTTTACGGAATTAGGGATGGTTTTTGGTTTGAACAATCGGAGAGAAGATGTAGAAGCTGCCGATTTTGCGTTGTTTGAAGGGGGATGGATCCCATCCCACCATGCTGTGCCTCAGAAACAACGACGTTTCTTGTTTACTGCTGCCTCTTTTCTCTATtcttattgtatttatatgtttcttttcttctttactagtatttaaatGTCACGTATTAATGATTTCCAATTGAGAATGAAGTGTTAAATCCACTCGATTTAACTAATCTAAAACAAGATGAAATTTAATGGtaaactacaattaaatgTTCAAAATAGCCAATTACGAAAATTAAGAGTATTAGTAGTGggagtatgatattttttgtttctagGACATGAAAGAACACTATTCACACAAGTAAATTATAATCTCTTGTGATTGTTGATGTAAATcaaataatgttaattataCTCTAAGATTTCTcctatttgtatatttaaatcatctatcaattaatcattaaaatcaattattatatattagttgatAAATGTACATGCGGAATGAAGGCATAATGAGCCAAATTGGTGGGGTCTGATTCAAAGTGTTCGTTGCCTATCAAtacaatgtccaaattcttttatcttaccaCCGTTATGTTCGtatttgaaatagcttcgcgtgagtACTTTGTACGTCTCAATCGGTgctcggatgaagaagttatgaccATTTGATAAAGGCTGCGCGGAGCAGTGCGAACCTGGCGAAAACGCCCGACCCGGGTGTTTTTGTACTAAAAAGGGCCCAGGCCCAGTAGAAACGCCCGCGTGGGCACAATACATACATCATCATCATATTTTTCTCCATTCCAACACTCCTCTGTGTATGTGGTATTGATCAGCTTGAAATGAATCCGAAACCCCATCATCAGTTTGGTATGTCCATACTGTTGTTCTGCAATCTTCTTGAGAAGCAAATAAACATGCTTCCACATTACCATCGTATCCAGATAGTAAAGATCCACATTGTCTTAGTTTATCAAGCATTGATGAATGCATACTTGAGTCTGCAGTGCAAGCCAAACTGAGATTCACGTCACACCACTTTGACACAAAAATCCTGACAGTTGAAGTGGCCACTAGAGATGAAAGATATCCGCCATGGATACGTACCTGCATGCATATAGAGAAACATAATGCTCCATGTAATATGTGGGCATATTTAGTTTTTGGGAACCGGAAATTATGAGAGTATACATACTCAACATATCGGATCAAGAtaagtttaaaaatatgaagacATAGTAGAAACAAATAACTCGGTTTCCAGGCAAAGCTCTCATTAGCCAAAAATAGCTGTTAGGTAAGCTAATCGATATCAAATGGTTTAGGAAAATAAACCTAAGGTGAAGGGAAATATGACAACCAGGGTTCATCCAATAAAAGTGCAATAAAGATGGAGGTACCTCTAACTTGTGATGGATAATCATATATAGCACCGAACACTTATAACCAAAGGTTACATATGAAGCACGTATCCTAAATACATGTATATAGTGGATTATGAAGAATACGAATACTACTAAATGGCAACAACACACATGTTGTTGTAAGCACAAGgccaaaaattagaaacacaACTCGGATCATTAATAAAGATCTCTCAATAGGCACCTACAAGCAAGAATGTCTAAACTGATATCTAATTTCAGCTCGAGGAGCAGTGTTCTCTACCTAACCACAGTCTGCTTCACGTGTTCCTCTAGTTCATACAGTGAAACAGCCTACGATATTATCAATACAAGCCAATTGTATTTTGCATAATGTCATTAGATGCAAGTGACTCGTGAGTTGGAAGGagatgaatttattttgaattgtgaGATCCCCAAATGTAAAGACCATATCATTAGAAATCACAGATCAggaatcaaatcaaataaacagATATAAATGGCAAATCATCGTAAATTGAGCCTCCAGGGATCCATCAAACACAATAATCCATATTGTCATCACGATGTCAGATTATATAAACTTGAAGTGAATGTGGAGAACTAACTATGATTTAAGAAAACTGGACTTGCCTGCGATCACGGATTAGCTGGTTCCATACTCTGAATCTCAATTCATTCGGATCCAAAACACTAAATTTGGGGCAACTACCGAGGGCGACCGCGTGGTGATCGAGAACAGGAGGCACAATCAGCGTGCGATTGAGAATGGCGGCCATCAAAATAGCGTTCCTGAACTCGGAGAGCTGGTTGCTGAAGCCGCTGTGGGGCGCATACCAGAGGTACTTGTCTCCCGGAGTGTGGGTGCATTGGGGAGGGCGTGAGTCTGAGGAAAGTGGAAGGAGAGAAGGAGAGATGAAGATTTTGGAGGATATGAAGATGGCGATTACTGTGAAGGTGAAGAGGAGGAGTGGTGCGGTGAAAATTGTGGGcctctttttccattttccgGCAACTCCGCCGCCATGACGGTGTCCAAAATCCATCTCTATAATTTAAATGTCACGTATTAATGATTTTCCAATTGAGAATGAAGTGTTAAATCCACTCAATTTAACTACTCTAAAACAAGATGAAGTTTAATGGTAAACAAGGAAGAAAGAAATGTAAGTCGAATTTTCTCACCTTAATTCTTCAAATATCgacttcaaaattcaaatattgaaGGCGAAACAATCCACGCCGGGGCAAGGTTGGAGACGAAACAATCGCAGACGGCGATGGCTAAATCTCGGCGGCAACGACGGTGGCTGAAGCTCGCCGGAAGCGGTGGATGCAGCTCGGTGGCGGCGGTGGCTGTAGCTCGTGGTGATTGAAAGAAAAACGTATTTTGAGAGTTAGGGCTTCAAAAGTGAGTATTctgctatgactaattattttaataaattcttaatattaCTGACGGATCACATTCGCTCGGTAATGTTGTCTTCGCCCTCCACTGTATCGGGGCGACGACGCTGTCGGTGATGATCGAGAggtatgtttttattaatttaattttttatgaaattgagTAAGAATCGTAGTTATTTTCATCTGATTATTGTTCTCATACACGCCTTTCAATGACTTCACGTGAGTATAGGGCCGTTGATTTCTTGCAAAAGAGAATCGGGAAAtcaatccttctccaactcctatAACGGATCACGTGAGCATAGTGAACGTTATGTTAATATGATGGTACTACACCCTAGACTCATGAACTACTATACCCATGATAATATCATAGGTATATCGTACATTACTTTCCGATTcatgaatttgtgaatttgtggatGCTATATCCATCCACAAATTCATAAGTCGAAAATTAATGTACGATATACCCATGATAATGTATACATTAATGTATATACGTGATTGAATAATGCAATCGAACATGATGTACAGATATAGCTACATCATGTAGCAGTAAAACATATTTTGAAATCATGTACAATTGTGATCTACCATTCTTACcctttttgaatattttattaatttatttaattacatgtGGCTTCCAGATCAACCATCAGACTGTACCTAATAAATGGATAGAATTAGTTTTCTTGTTTAACGGTTTTCAGCACAGtaatatgaatacatccctatatatgtattatcagtatttcacaattaaaaaaatatcaccatatccaaactttatttatttttctttaaaatgcTTGAATCCGAGTGATCAAACGCATGAATTGCACATTCATGAATTCGATCACAGAAGTTTACACATTCGAATATTCATACAATATTAGTGGTGAAGGGAGAAGTATGGATGTTGATGGCGCAATGAATGAACAACATTATCGTATTAATGCCCTATCGTGGCGATTGTCACTCTATTTCTCAAACAGTTAATATAGTAAAGTATCAATAACACatctcaaatatttattacttgAGTATTGATGTTGCAACAATTTAATAGATGCATAATCAAGAATTCAAGTTGAGTATAATAGCTCGAATATTGATTTTCGATTCGATTTGACTTGGATATTTGGGGTGGTGATGGATTTGTAGCCAGATGTGGTGGTGAGATTGTTGTTGTTATAGAAATTTATATCATCTTCTAATGCTTATACGTCGGATTCAGATATAAGTAATATGAATAGATCAAGATTCATGACCATAATTTTAGTTGAACAATAAACACAATGGGTAGGGTCTTGTTCATCGAATTcatccctagatgagttatctacCCTACCAAACATCCCTTAGTAATACCTTGGTTTCATGTCATAGCTCATTTATAGTAGCTCGCAATTGTGACCAATTTTTTAGTCTATTAATATTTCTCACTTATCGGGAATCGgtttagagaaaatgaaaataccaTGATCGTCCACTCCGAACGTAGATTGacactatattatttaattttacaaaattaaatgtttcgTCATATTTATAACTCGGATAAACTCTTTGACCCGTCAAGATTCCAACAATAATCATTTTGTATAaggtcattttttttataaagctATCTATTTacttcaacaaaaataaccaTCACTTATGCAAAATGTTGTAGTATTACAAATTGTACTcgtaataattttctttattccaTACTCctattacaattattatttatggacgtgatcaaatgcaaatttatatattgtacaaattcaaaattatattgtggaccgttagaaaatgtcaacagatgacaaaatagttgaaacagaaaatatcaacacagtgtcaacggttgatgctgtgctgatattgtgttgatattttctgttgctactattttgtcatctgttgatattttttaacggtacagatcatatttttaagtttgtataatttgaatttgcattttatcattaaCCTCCGTGATCAtagaaatatagtactcctactctataattaattgagaagtagtactagtacttgTACTTGTCAGTTATGAATTTCATCAATTTGTATTGATGAGACAATGAATGTAGGTATCTCAGGACAACACTTTCCCCATTTCATGAGTACGAATTTCGAAATTCCAACCAAACCTGATTAATGTGTGTGTATAATCTAATTTgccaaatatttatataggcTAATGGTGCTTAATAGTTTTACacaacacaattaattaaatttggtttcaaataaaatacaaaaaaccGTCTCCCATCAGAGTTGAGAGTCTTGGATCCAATCCTGGCCCAGCCTTCTCACAATGGCGGGTCTCCGGCAACAACCACcgtcctcctccgccgccgctaagctcctcctcctcctcaccCTCCTCCCCCTCTCCCTCGCCCTCTTCGCCTTCCTCCTCCAATGGCGCGGCGGCGGCATCGATGATCCCATTTCCCGATGGTCTCCCGACGAATCTCACAAGTTTCCCGGCATGGATTCCTCCCCTCTCGCCACCGTCGGCCATTCTTCCTCCAATTCTCCCGATTGCACCTCACTCTTCGGCCACTCCTCCACCGCCTCGTTTCCCTACTTTAAGGACTGGAAGTTCAATTTTCACTCCGATCTTAAGCCCaaggtttttgttttttctttttctggaTTCTGATTAGGGTTGATCTGCTATTgggtttttttcattttgcttCTTTTATAATGGGTTTCTCTTTTTTTGGCTTTCTTTCCTCGAGATGACGGAATTCATGTTGATTTGGAGTTTTGGTTATATCTTTCAGAATGTTGGAACAAATTGTAACGAAAAAGAGCTACTTGTGATTCGGTTTTGTTCGGCATTGACTGTACATGCTTTTGAAACATTTCTTTCATGGAATCTTGGATCACTTGTTATAACACATATCTGCAATTATGCCACAATATACAATTTTTACATGATTTAacagtttaatttgtttcaaggtttgatttgattttgcttAGCTGAAGAGATAATGCATGAGTTTGGACTTGGGAAGTGATTGCTTGATAATCTCGATAGcaatagtctcatttttcttgtaGATTGACTTCGGTTTTAATGGTGGTACTGTGCTTGTTGCGTTTTATGTTAACAGAGTTATAGGATTGTTTGTAGCGGAACTGCATTAATGTAATGTGGTTGGATTTATTGGAAATTATCTCAAAATGGAATTTTGTTTAGATGTAGCTAATGCAGATTCTTGAAAATCTATAATTGtttaaagttttgaaatttttcatCAGATCTTATTGTATTTTAACTGTTGCGTTCATGATTTTATATGCAGATATGTGTTACAACTAGTACATCTGCTGGATTGGAGCAGATTCTTCCATGGATGTTCTATCATAAAGTTATTGGGGTTTcaacttttttcctttttgttgaAGGGAAGGCTGCATCTCCTCAAGTGTCCAAAGTTCTTGAATCAATTGCGGTGAGTTTGTGTTTGAGTCTCTGGCTTCTTTGGGCACTGCAGTCCTTCTTCTGCTCGATATACTACACCAAAAAtcattccttttcttttactcACTTATTAAACTggaaaatattattactaattaCTTGATAGTATATTTTGCGATCTCAAAATATCTTGTGAAGGAAGCACTAAACACAAAAGGTAgatgaaaacaaaacattaatCCATAGTTGTACTTAAACCAGCATAAGAATGTTTTACGAGCtctgtcacattttttttagatcTCTCAGAGTcttggatatattttttttatggtaatCAAAACCGCTGGTATCCTGTGTACATTTGATTGCATTCAGTTTATtaaacacataatttatcTTTGGGAGAACAATATGCTGCATTCCCCAACCATAGcaaagttaaacaattttcTTCTGGATCTGTTCTCTCATCTTGTTTGTCTTTCAATTATTAGActcatgttttaatttcagcACCTTGATATAACCACTACATTAAGGACTATATAAAACATCTGCGAATTGGTCCTGCTATACTGACTCTCTGCGGCTCTGCCTGATATTGCACCATCTATCTCACAGCATAAACTTATTTCCTGGATTACGTTTGCTTTCAACTTTCTGTCTTGCAAGTAGCAATCATTGAGTTGGGTCTTTTTCTGCTATTGCAGGGTGTGAAAGTGATATACAGAACCAAAGAGCTGGAAGATCAACAAGCTAAGAGGTTCATCACTTCAgctttgtttgtttgtttctcacatctattttatgtattccttgtttgatttttgtttgtgtatttCTTATCTGGGTTCTTTGTTTGTACTGTGCGTGCAAATAGATACAACTAAGATTTATATATGATTATGATCCTTATCCTTTTCATTCTTGCTGCTCCAGCCGGATCTGGAATGAAACTTGGTTGTCAAGTTTCTTTTACAAGCCTTGCAACTATGAGCTTTTTGTGAAGCAATCCCTGAACATGGAAATGGCAATAGTTATGGCGAGGGTATTGATCATGACAAAATTCAGacaagttaaataattttcccATTGAAGATTTAGTAACTTTTTGTGTATTGTGTTTCCAGGATGCAGGCATGGACTGGATACTTCACCTCGATACTGATGAATTGATACATCCAGCTGGTGCTCGGGAATATTCTTTGAGACAACTGTTGCTAGATGTTCCTAAGAATGTTGACATGGTTGTCTTTCCCAACTATGTAAGCAGTTTGTGTTCTGTGCACGACCTATTCATGAGACACTTAAACATGTCTCATGTGTTCTATGTTACACTAATATTCTAGTAGCTGagtaaattaaactattaaataaGACAGGAGAAGATTGATAACTTTGCTCGTCCTTGCATTTACCATAATATATCCTTTTCAGGAGAGCAGCATTGAACGGGATGATGTCAAGGAACCTTTCACTGAGGTAATCATGTAAATGTGATCATTGTTACCTATgaaatttgagtttttttttgtgtgttttttttcttttgcgGGACAGGAAATGGATCCTAAATTCATCATTCTGTTGTACTTCAGAATCAGAATAACGTTTTCTtcgttttgaaaattttaacaGTTTAAGGGAGAGTATTTCCTCGATTTGTTGGAAGAGGTTGTCATACTTACTTTTTATCTGTTATTCAGGTTTCAatgttcaagaaaaactacGACCACCTTACAAAAGACACGTACTTTGGCATGTATAAGGAATCAACCCGCGGGAACCCAAATTACTTTTTGACCTATGGAAATGGGAAATCTGCAGCTAGAATACAAGATCATCTTCGGCCTAATGGTGCGCACAGATGGCACAACTACATGAAAACTCCCAAGTATAATTTCCTGCTTTATAAAGCAAACCTCTTAGTCATACGTTCCtgatttaaaaatgatatatgttCTTCCATACCTATTTTTGTCATACTTGTGGCATGAAAAACCACACAGCTATTCACAGCATATGATTGTTCTCTATGGTTGACAGTGAGATCAAATTGGAAGAAGCCGCTGTCTTACATTATACATATTCGAAGTTCTCCGACTTGACTTCCAGACGGGATAGGTGTGGTTGTAAGCCTACAAAGGATGACGTGAAGCGATGTTTTATGCTGGAATTTGATAGATCAGTGAGTTTCCTTACACTTGCTTGCATCTGTATCTGTTTGAGACTGAGTCCAAGGATACAACATTAGGATAAACTTTTCTGCTACTCCTATTTATGGTAACTTGAGCAGAATATATCCTTGCAATACCCTGAGAACAACCAATTATTAAGAAAATCTTAATAAGCGTTTACAAAAGACGTTTTCTGTAATATCTAACATGAAATTTCTCTGGAAAGATGTTCTTGCTTGGAAGAGCACACCTTACAACCATACATGGAGAAGTGATTTCATATAGAATCGCGTAAAATCCTAGATATTATTGTTTAAACAGAAGTTTCTTTCAAGAATATTGGTCAgccaaataattttgattgttgagTCCCTAGATCTCAGTAAGAAgctataattgaaaaatatattcctACATTTTGCtgtccaattttattttgacagAATGCTGTTAATTCCTTACAGGCTTTTATAATTGCTTCAACAGCAACTGAGGAGGAGATGCTAAACTGGTAATGAATTTTCTTAAGCATGTCTATGCTTTTCCTATTATATTACTTGAAGCAAACTGATTGGTTGGATATAGCTTTTGTAGTTTTGCATAACAATAAGTTTTGATAGAATGCCAACTGCTTGTATTTCTGCAACAGGTATCGTGAGCACGTTGTGTGGACTGATAGGGctctaaatttgaaattgttgaGAAAAGGAATCTTAACACGCATCTATGCTCCCATGGTAATCTTTCAACATGGTGCAGAGGTCTCCTCAACAACGACTATTTACTTAGCATTCTAACTTGGTTTATGTTTGCTCATACTTCAGACGATCATCCAAGGGTTGAGAGAATCTGGCATCTTTGGATCCATCATTGCTTCTGCTCAAGGATCGTTATCAAAGGACAATTTCTTAGCTTCCATTGAGAGCAGTAATTCCTCTAGGGCTTCCTCATCCATAAAGCTCGACTCAAGAAAGATAGGCAGGGATAGTGTCTCTAAGTCAGCAGCTAGAAAAGCCCTAGACATAGACATCTCTTCCGATGAATCAGCTGTCCCACCATTGTCTCCCCCATTAATTGATGAAGATGCCCAGAAAGAAGAGTGACTTCTCCTGCACGATT harbors:
- the LOC125219408 gene encoding O-fucosyltransferase 30-like, with translation MDFGHRHGGGVAGKWKKRPTIFTAPLLLFTFTVIAIFISSKIFISPSLLPLSSDSRPPQCTHTPGDKYLWYAPHSGFSNQLSEFRNAILMAAILNRTLIVPPVLDHHAVALGSCPKFSVLDPNELRFRVWNQLIRDRRYVSMADIFHL
- the LOC125221933 gene encoding glycosyltransferase-like KOBITO 1; the encoded protein is MAGLRQQPPSSSAAAKLLLLLTLLPLSLALFAFLLQWRGGGIDDPISRWSPDESHKFPGMDSSPLATVGHSSSNSPDCTSLFGHSSTASFPYFKDWKFNFHSDLKPKICVTTSTSAGLEQILPWMFYHKVIGVSTFFLFVEGKAASPQVSKVLESIAGVKVIYRTKELEDQQAKSRIWNETWLSSFFYKPCNYELFVKQSLNMEMAIVMARDAGMDWILHLDTDELIHPAGAREYSLRQLLLDVPKNVDMVVFPNYESSIERDDVKEPFTEVSMFKKNYDHLTKDTYFGMYKESTRGNPNYFLTYGNGKSAARIQDHLRPNGAHRWHNYMKTPNEIKLEEAAVLHYTYSKFSDLTSRRDRCGCKPTKDDVKRCFMLEFDRSAFIIASTATEEEMLNWYREHVVWTDRALNLKLLRKGILTRIYAPMTIIQGLRESGIFGSIIASAQGSLSKDNFLASIESSNSSRASSSIKLDSRKIGRDSVSKSAARKALDIDISSDESAVPPLSPPLIDEDAQKEE